From a single Methanomicrobium sp. W14 genomic region:
- a CDS encoding YunC family protein yields the protein MRTMESIRVCINEKEAEGFVIPIGKVSLVFMKTEKGMIGCGAFDVGALEKFGYPAAKVKPAGNSVKDINDLLSGEIAAANSSAEKLGIKKGMSGKEAAAFIV from the coding sequence ATGAGAACAATGGAAAGCATCAGAGTTTGTATCAACGAAAAGGAAGCAGAAGGTTTTGTGATTCCCATAGGAAAAGTCAGCCTTGTATTCATGAAGACTGAAAAAGGAATGATTGGATGCGGAGCTTTTGATGTCGGAGCTCTTGAAAAGTTCGGGTACCCGGCGGCGAAGGTAAAACCTGCAGGAAATTCCGTAAAGGACATTAACGATCTTTTGTCTGGAGAAATTGCGGCTGCAAATTCTTCTGCCGAAAAACTCGGGATAAAGAAAGGAATGAGCGGAAAAGAGGCTGCCGCATTTATAGTCTGA
- a CDS encoding helix-turn-helix domain-containing protein, whose product MFSKRIFEAGFKAALEEELSRKGVSIKELAELADVPSATIYKITSGERDPRFSTVQAIVNALEPRESGFVAVIAAKFVLEEVELQKFEKCGKNIKIRGYPAYTMEECIVSAVHAEKDGALGIVCAPILSSIIEKIVDVPVAIMKPDTNTIFSALKTLQNRTD is encoded by the coding sequence ATGTTCTCAAAAAGGATTTTTGAGGCAGGGTTTAAAGCAGCGCTTGAAGAGGAGCTTTCAAGAAAAGGCGTCAGCATAAAAGAGCTTGCAGAACTGGCTGACGTCCCTTCGGCAACCATATATAAGATTACCTCAGGTGAAAGGGACCCGAGATTTTCGACGGTGCAGGCCATAGTCAATGCCCTTGAACCCAGGGAGTCGGGATTTGTTGCGGTAATCGCCGCAAAATTTGTGCTTGAGGAAGTAGAACTGCAGAAATTTGAAAAATGCGGAAAAAACATTAAAATCCGCGGTTATCCTGCATATACCATGGAAGAATGCATTGTATCGGCCGTGCACGCCGAAAAGGACGGTGCACTCGGTATCGTCTGCGCCCCGATTCTTTCATCGATTATAGAGAAAATAGTTGACGTCCCTGTGGCAATAATGAAGCCCGATACCAATACAATCTTCAGCGCACTGAAAACCCTTCAGAACAGAACTGACTAG
- a CDS encoding spore germination protein GerW family protein, with the protein MNTEELFEKSLDEVNKLVKAGSTLGEPVEIGDHVIIPVASAGFGFGAGFGSKKENGDCGGTGGGGGVSAVAVVIIDKKGHGPDAVKVVPVRKPGPVSEAISAIGSDLLPKVAKVIKAKEEPKEAKKEEKKE; encoded by the coding sequence ATGAATACCGAAGAACTGTTTGAAAAATCACTCGATGAAGTAAATAAACTCGTAAAAGCCGGCTCCACACTTGGAGAGCCTGTTGAGATAGGAGATCACGTAATAATACCCGTCGCATCGGCAGGATTCGGATTTGGGGCAGGATTTGGGAGCAAAAAAGAGAACGGGGACTGCGGCGGAACAGGGGGAGGCGGCGGAGTCTCTGCTGTCGCAGTCGTAATAATAGACAAAAAAGGACACGGCCCGGACGCAGTAAAAGTTGTCCCCGTAAGAAAGCCCGGACCTGTAAGTGAGGCAATATCTGCAATAGGAAGCGACCTCCTCCCAAAAGTCGCGAAAGTCATAAAAGCAAAAGAAGAACCAAAGGAAGCAAAAAAAGAGGAAAAGAAAGAATAA
- a CDS encoding PAS domain-containing protein produces the protein MTEDDKIPFKDSLEEIRRRIIGFGEDTLKKSYYPMLQYKEDELKRFRTALDSTSDLVFILDYPSFNIIDANGRAERALGYTKSEFLNKNIGHLTGEKTAKYISNMLLNFKKQSGFLNADIFKKNGECIKTEINISLAGLGEDTFAAAVCRDLTERKILEDAVKESELQYRMTINSLNDIIIVADENLDIVIFNEAFDTFCRKTETGSAENAKNLKNIRKYFFYEGYVDLENASAYTEFFEINLKYKHGGDVAIYSARNLPIFESGKFRQSVLYLRDMTEYHLMDKIKKDAFMQIDKNMEQFAILNDHIRNPLQVILGIVDLECPEVAGKILPHIKEIDSIINRLDNGWVESEKVRKMIAKHYKVSIIDRSDIGEAVNYLIKNPEQKCR, from the coding sequence ATGACAGAAGATGACAAAATACCATTCAAAGATAGCCTTGAAGAGATCAGGAGAAGAATCATAGGTTTTGGCGAGGACACACTGAAAAAAAGTTATTACCCGATGCTGCAGTATAAAGAGGACGAACTGAAGCGTTTCAGGACCGCTCTTGACAGCACAAGTGACCTGGTATTTATTCTTGATTATCCGTCCTTTAACATTATAGATGCAAACGGACGTGCAGAAAGGGCTCTCGGCTACACAAAAAGCGAATTTCTTAATAAAAATATCGGTCATCTCACAGGTGAGAAAACCGCGAAATATATCTCAAATATGCTTTTGAACTTTAAAAAACAGTCGGGTTTTCTTAATGCCGATATATTCAAAAAAAACGGAGAATGCATAAAAACTGAAATAAACATAAGTCTTGCCGGACTTGGAGAAGACACATTTGCAGCGGCCGTATGCCGTGACCTTACCGAGAGAAAAATTCTTGAAGACGCAGTAAAAGAGTCGGAACTTCAGTACAGGATGACGATAAACAGCCTTAATGACATAATTATCGTTGCTGATGAAAACCTTGACATTGTGATATTCAATGAGGCCTTTGATACTTTTTGCAGAAAAACTGAAACAGGATCAGCGGAAAACGCAAAAAACCTGAAAAATATCAGGAAATACTTTTTTTACGAAGGATATGTTGACCTGGAAAACGCATCTGCATATACAGAATTTTTTGAAATTAATCTAAAATACAAGCACGGGGGTGATGTCGCGATATACAGCGCAAGAAACCTCCCGATATTTGAAAGCGGCAAATTCAGACAGTCCGTATTATATCTCCGCGATATGACAGAATACCATTTGATGGACAAGATAAAAAAGGATGCTTTCATGCAGATAGATAAAAACATGGAGCAGTTCGCTATTTTAAACGATCATATAAGAAACCCGCTGCAGGTAATCCTTGGAATCGTAGACCTTGAATGCCCTGAAGTTGCAGGCAAAATTCTTCCACATATAAAAGAGATAGACAGCATAATAAACAGGCTCGACAACGGGTGGGTCGAATCTGAAAAAGTCAGAAAAATGATAGCAAAGCATTACAAAGTCTCAATAATAGACCGCTCCGATATAGGGGAGGCTGTAAACTACCTGATAAAAAACCCTGAACAAAAGTGCCGTTAA
- a CDS encoding iron-containing alcohol dehydrogenase: MTLPLNRELRKIVTPEYITGDNSRIFAGRYAHSFYSKRVLLATDERLLDMDWMNGITDSLSEGGAEYELFTGISENPRDYDVIKGAEVYRAEECTGIVAVGGGSIMDCSKGIGIISANGGKISDYIGVDRVKNPMPPLICIPTTGGSSADVSQYAVITCPEKREKNLIISKSLVPDVSLLDPVPLATQPDEITVYSAIDALSHAIEAYVSNGSSYISDILALEAVRILGEVLPYDPAQRENTDFRFKTLIASLCAGISFSNAGLGLIHSLSHAFGGMYDMPHGLSSAIVMPFVVRYNFSSAPGRYRKIAEAIMPENKGIPDEKIPDALIEKVLSMYGEYQKYPDIKSFGASYGDIPDLVKRAVVDPCIATNPRLPPSEDIKKLIIKIFDSV, encoded by the coding sequence ATGACTCTTCCCTTAAACAGAGAGCTTAGAAAGATAGTCACCCCGGAGTATATCACAGGAGACAATTCGAGGATTTTTGCAGGAAGATATGCCCACAGCTTTTATTCAAAGAGAGTTCTTCTGGCAACAGACGAAAGACTTTTAGATATGGACTGGATGAACGGAATAACAGACAGCCTCTCTGAAGGCGGGGCTGAATATGAATTATTTACAGGCATTTCCGAGAATCCACGGGATTATGACGTAATCAAAGGCGCGGAGGTTTACAGGGCCGAGGAGTGCACGGGAATCGTAGCTGTGGGCGGGGGAAGTATTATGGACTGTTCAAAAGGCATAGGGATAATCTCCGCAAACGGAGGAAAGATCTCGGACTATATAGGAGTTGACAGGGTGAAAAATCCGATGCCTCCTCTTATATGCATACCAACAACAGGAGGAAGCTCTGCCGACGTTTCACAGTACGCTGTAATCACCTGCCCCGAAAAAAGGGAAAAGAACCTTATTATCTCCAAATCCCTCGTCCCGGACGTCTCACTCCTTGACCCCGTCCCTCTTGCAACGCAGCCGGACGAAATTACTGTATATTCGGCCATAGACGCACTGTCGCATGCCATTGAAGCCTATGTCTCAAACGGCTCATCATATATAAGCGACATTCTGGCCCTTGAAGCTGTAAGGATTTTAGGGGAGGTGCTGCCATATGATCCGGCGCAGAGGGAAAATACGGATTTCAGGTTTAAAACTCTCATTGCAAGTCTGTGTGCGGGGATTTCATTTTCAAATGCCGGACTTGGCCTTATACATTCCCTGTCGCATGCTTTCGGCGGAATGTATGACATGCCACACGGGCTTTCAAGTGCCATAGTTATGCCATTTGTGGTACGCTACAATTTCAGTTCAGCTCCCGGCAGGTACAGGAAAATAGCCGAAGCCATTATGCCTGAGAACAAAGGAATCCCTGACGAGAAAATTCCGGACGCACTTATAGAAAAGGTTCTGTCAATGTACGGGGAATATCAAAAATACCCTGACATCAAATCGTTCGGCGCATCATACGGGGATATTCCTGATCTCGTAAAAAGAGCCGTCGTCGATCCCTGCATAGCCACGAACCCAAGACTTCCGCCTTCAGAAGACATCAAAAAACTTATTATAAAAATTTTTGACAGCGTATAA
- a CDS encoding DNA methyltransferase produces the protein MPEVSSVSELHEYLKSCKDPDFHGSEECGCVLKTVVSESKGIKSFTNSFWTKKQRQASSIHEISYRACFKPQLPRFFIELLTDENDIVYDPFTGRGTTAIEAGLLGREVVSNDINPLSGILCRPRLLVPEYGDIERRLSCIESERADIKTHTLSMFYHPDTEAEIVSLRNYLERRRASGTEDICDKWIRMVATNRLTGHSPGFFSVYTLPPNQAVSKERQVKINAQRKQTPEYRNTTELILKKTRRLLKNVNENELKKLRKSGENAVFLTNNATKTSGIPDSSVSLTVTSPPFLDIVRYDNDNWLRCWFNSLDAEEIRKSITMSPTLKGWCKVMGEVFNELYRITKPGGWVAFEVGEIRKGSLNLDEHVFPLGINAGFECAGTLINEQNFTKTSNIWGISNKKRGTNTNRVVIFQKN, from the coding sequence ATGCCCGAAGTTTCGTCTGTTTCAGAGCTGCACGAGTACCTGAAAAGCTGTAAAGACCCTGATTTCCACGGATCGGAGGAATGCGGTTGTGTGCTTAAAACCGTAGTGTCGGAATCAAAAGGCATAAAGTCTTTTACAAACAGCTTCTGGACAAAAAAACAAAGACAGGCTTCATCGATTCATGAAATATCATACAGGGCGTGTTTTAAGCCCCAGTTACCGCGTTTTTTTATTGAGCTTCTAACGGACGAAAACGATATCGTGTACGACCCTTTCACCGGCAGGGGCACAACAGCAATCGAGGCGGGCCTACTCGGAAGAGAAGTGGTTTCAAACGACATAAATCCTTTAAGCGGAATACTGTGCAGACCCAGGCTTCTTGTCCCGGAATACGGTGACATTGAAAGAAGACTTTCCTGCATAGAAAGCGAAAGGGCTGACATAAAAACACACACGCTTTCAATGTTCTATCACCCTGACACCGAGGCTGAGATTGTGTCGCTCAGGAATTACCTCGAAAGAAGAAGAGCATCCGGAACAGAAGATATCTGCGACAAATGGATAAGAATGGTCGCAACAAACCGCCTTACAGGGCATTCACCCGGATTTTTTTCGGTCTACACTCTCCCTCCCAACCAGGCCGTATCAAAGGAGAGGCAGGTAAAAATCAATGCACAGAGAAAGCAGACGCCTGAATACAGGAATACCACAGAGCTCATCCTGAAAAAAACAAGAAGGCTTCTGAAAAACGTAAACGAAAATGAACTGAAAAAACTGAGAAAAAGTGGCGAAAACGCCGTTTTTCTTACGAATAATGCAACAAAAACGTCTGGAATTCCTGATTCTTCAGTATCCCTTACTGTGACGTCTCCTCCTTTTCTTGATATAGTACGCTATGATAATGACAACTGGCTTAGGTGCTGGTTCAACTCGCTTGACGCAGAGGAGATCAGAAAAAGCATAACCATGTCACCGACCCTTAAAGGGTGGTGCAAAGTCATGGGAGAAGTATTCAATGAACTTTACAGGATTACAAAACCAGGCGGCTGGGTTGCGTTTGAAGTGGGAGAAATAAGAAAAGGAAGCTTAAACCTTGACGAACATGTTTTTCCCCTGGGGATAAACGCAGGTTTTGAATGCGCAGGCACTCTTATCAATGAACAGAATTTTACAAAGACTTCCAATATCTGGGGGATTTCAAACAAAAAACGCGGGACAAACACAAACAGGGTTGTAATATTTCAGAAGAACTGA
- a CDS encoding heavy metal translocating P-type ATPase, producing MKITGMHCASCAANVESALKKAEGIESASVDISSENADIMFDPKKTSISDIEKIVEDAGYGVLKGTKRVKIGGMHCASCAGAVKDSLLKTEGVLGAEINLIDNSADITYVPGKAGLYEFKKAIESAGYEYLGTDEEVTADVEAELFEKEQKDRVNRIIIGFGVSILLIAIMFSGISLPFPVSYLMFVITTPAFIYLGYPIFKAAFAGLRNFTLNMDVMYALGIGVAYVASVLGTFEIFLTRDFMFYETSVMLTAFLTLGRYLEANAKGKTNDAVKKLIELRPKTAFVKKDDGFAEVSAEELVPGDEIMVKPGGRIPVDGVVISGEAYIDESVITGESLPVKKAAGDAVVGGTLNTSGSVVFRSTKVGRDTVLFQIIRLVEETQRQKPPVQRLADVAVTYFIPTILTIAMVASLVWYFLLHSTTLYAVTVFVSVIVVACPCALGLATPTAVTVGIGRGAELGILIKNGEALETAEKLKCVVFDKTGTLTVGKPVVTSVKTYGMGEKELLEIAAGAEMSSEHPIAKAVVNRAGEDGLKPVKTEDFMSFAGGGVSANYDGKEVLIGNSDFITGNGGTIPDEVERELGENQKSGKTAVIVAVNRNVAGIISVSDMLKKSAVSAIEGIKNEGLSVAMVTGDNAITAFSIADEAGIKDVYANVLPKDKSEEVGRIREKSGEVAFVGDGINDAPALAKADVGIAVGSGTDVALESADIILMRDNLLDVLASIQLSKKVMGRIKLNLFWAFAYNAALIPLAAGILYPFFGFVFRPEYAGAAMVLSSVTVVTLSLLLKNYTPPALMNENPAKK from the coding sequence CTGAAGATTACCGGCATGCACTGTGCGTCGTGTGCCGCAAACGTGGAGTCGGCGTTAAAGAAAGCTGAAGGAATCGAATCGGCTTCGGTTGATATTTCATCGGAAAATGCGGATATTATGTTTGATCCCAAAAAAACAAGCATATCAGACATTGAAAAAATTGTCGAAGATGCAGGGTACGGGGTTTTAAAGGGGACAAAACGTGTCAAAATCGGCGGTATGCATTGTGCATCGTGTGCCGGAGCTGTAAAGGACTCTCTTTTAAAGACCGAAGGGGTCCTGGGAGCAGAAATAAACCTTATTGACAACTCCGCAGACATAACATACGTTCCCGGAAAAGCCGGACTTTATGAATTTAAAAAGGCGATAGAAAGTGCGGGCTACGAGTACCTGGGGACCGACGAAGAGGTCACAGCAGACGTCGAAGCGGAGCTCTTTGAAAAGGAGCAGAAAGACCGGGTAAACAGGATAATAATAGGATTCGGAGTCTCGATTCTTCTTATTGCGATTATGTTTTCGGGGATAAGCCTCCCGTTTCCTGTATCGTATCTCATGTTTGTCATAACCACGCCTGCGTTCATATACCTTGGCTACCCGATATTTAAGGCGGCTTTTGCAGGTCTCAGGAATTTCACACTTAACATGGACGTTATGTACGCACTTGGAATCGGCGTTGCGTATGTGGCATCAGTTCTGGGGACTTTTGAGATATTTCTGACCCGTGACTTCATGTTCTATGAGACTTCCGTTATGCTTACCGCCTTTCTGACCCTCGGCCGCTACCTTGAGGCCAACGCCAAGGGAAAGACGAACGACGCCGTGAAAAAGCTCATCGAGTTAAGGCCAAAGACTGCATTTGTCAAAAAAGACGACGGTTTTGCAGAGGTTTCGGCGGAGGAGCTTGTCCCCGGGGACGAGATTATGGTAAAACCCGGCGGGAGAATCCCCGTCGACGGTGTCGTCATATCAGGAGAAGCCTATATTGACGAGTCCGTTATAACAGGCGAGTCTCTTCCGGTAAAAAAAGCAGCCGGGGACGCTGTCGTGGGGGGTACGCTTAATACAAGCGGCTCGGTTGTGTTCCGATCAACAAAGGTGGGCCGCGACACGGTTCTTTTCCAGATAATCAGACTCGTTGAGGAGACACAGAGGCAGAAGCCTCCTGTACAGAGGCTTGCCGACGTTGCGGTCACATACTTCATTCCTACAATTCTTACAATAGCAATGGTAGCGTCTCTTGTCTGGTACTTCCTTCTCCACAGCACTACACTTTATGCGGTCACGGTTTTCGTATCGGTTATAGTTGTCGCATGCCCGTGTGCACTTGGACTTGCAACGCCTACCGCCGTCACCGTTGGAATAGGACGGGGTGCAGAGCTCGGAATTCTTATAAAAAACGGTGAAGCCCTTGAGACTGCTGAAAAACTGAAATGTGTCGTCTTTGATAAGACCGGGACCCTTACTGTAGGAAAACCGGTCGTAACCTCCGTAAAAACATATGGCATGGGTGAAAAAGAGCTTCTCGAGATAGCCGCCGGGGCTGAAATGTCCTCAGAGCACCCTATTGCAAAAGCTGTCGTAAACCGTGCGGGTGAAGACGGATTAAAACCAGTGAAAACCGAAGACTTCATGTCATTTGCGGGGGGAGGAGTTTCCGCGAATTATGACGGAAAGGAAGTTCTAATCGGGAATTCCGATTTCATAACCGGAAACGGCGGGACAATCCCGGATGAAGTTGAAAGGGAGCTTGGTGAAAACCAGAAGTCCGGAAAAACTGCTGTAATAGTAGCGGTCAACAGAAATGTCGCAGGCATAATCTCGGTATCGGATATGCTTAAAAAAAGCGCCGTTTCTGCAATAGAGGGGATAAAGAATGAGGGACTTTCTGTTGCGATGGTAACAGGCGACAATGCCATAACGGCGTTTTCAATAGCGGACGAAGCAGGCATAAAGGACGTTTATGCAAACGTCCTTCCGAAGGACAAGTCCGAGGAGGTAGGAAGGATTCGTGAGAAGTCAGGTGAAGTCGCTTTTGTCGGCGACGGCATAAACGACGCTCCCGCTCTTGCCAAAGCAGACGTCGGGATAGCCGTCGGGAGCGGGACCGACGTGGCACTTGAAAGCGCCGATATAATCCTTATGAGAGACAACCTCCTTGATGTCCTGGCATCGATACAGCTTTCAAAGAAGGTCATGGGCAGGATAAAGTTAAACCTGTTCTGGGCATTTGCGTACAACGCTGCCCTTATTCCTCTTGCGGCGGGCATCTTGTACCCCTTCTTCGGCTTTGTGTTCAGGCCCGAGTATGCAGGCGCTGCAATGGTCTTAAGCTCGGTCACTGTCGTGACGCTCTCTCTCCTCCTGAAAAACTACACACCTCCGGCTCTTATGAATGAGAACCCGGCAAAAAAATAA
- a CDS encoding ATP-NAD kinase family protein yields MKKIGFLLNPVSGMGGRVALKGTDGKASLAEKLGAERVSGKKAFSFLVSFLEENTADTQFFVPAGEMGEDSLKASGITGYKVISDPLYPSCADDTKDACRKMLSENVSLIVFCGGDGTARDVVSAVGTKVPVLGIPSGVKMFSGVFAVTPQAGAEIVRAFPDIPVTDTEIMDIDEEEYRKGNLRSEIYGIAKVPFIPHKRQGGKWVSSGSDERNRKEIGDFLAEIVGDDILYLVGAGSTAKAFLDSMNIRDYTILGVDALYNKKIIGKDLGEKEILSLLLKYEKVIIILSPIGAQGFVLGRGNQQFSPEVIKKAGVGSIFVVATGAKLRVTKELFIDTGDPKLNGMFPDSISVICGDSLAQRVPVADTGVNRR; encoded by the coding sequence ATGAAAAAAATCGGATTCCTTTTAAATCCCGTATCCGGGATGGGCGGCAGAGTGGCACTGAAGGGGACTGACGGAAAAGCCTCTCTTGCAGAAAAACTTGGTGCAGAGAGGGTTTCCGGGAAAAAAGCCTTCTCTTTTCTGGTGTCTTTTTTGGAAGAAAATACGGCTGATACGCAGTTTTTTGTGCCGGCAGGTGAGATGGGTGAGGACTCGCTGAAGGCTTCCGGAATTACAGGCTATAAGGTAATATCAGACCCCCTGTACCCTTCATGTGCTGATGATACAAAGGATGCATGCAGAAAGATGCTTTCTGAAAACGTCTCCTTAATCGTTTTTTGCGGCGGAGACGGGACAGCAAGGGACGTTGTATCCGCCGTAGGGACAAAAGTTCCCGTGCTTGGCATACCGTCCGGGGTCAAGATGTTTTCAGGAGTATTTGCGGTTACCCCGCAGGCGGGTGCAGAGATAGTCCGGGCTTTTCCGGACATACCGGTAACCGATACCGAAATAATGGATATAGACGAGGAGGAATACAGGAAGGGGAACCTCAGGTCAGAAATTTACGGTATCGCAAAGGTCCCCTTTATTCCCCATAAAAGACAGGGCGGAAAGTGGGTCTCTTCAGGAAGCGACGAGAGAAACCGCAAAGAAATAGGGGATTTTCTTGCGGAAATCGTGGGAGACGACATACTTTACCTTGTCGGGGCAGGCTCGACAGCAAAAGCTTTTCTTGACTCGATGAACATCAGGGATTATACGATTCTCGGCGTTGACGCGTTGTACAACAAAAAGATAATCGGAAAAGACCTGGGAGAAAAAGAGATACTCTCCCTTCTTCTGAAGTATGAAAAAGTCATTATCATATTGAGCCCTATTGGGGCACAGGGTTTCGTCCTCGGGCGCGGGAACCAGCAGTTTTCACCGGAAGTGATAAAAAAGGCGGGTGTCGGGAGTATATTTGTCGTTGCAACCGGGGCCAAGCTCAGGGTTACAAAAGAGCTCTTCATAGATACCGGAGACCCCAAATTAAACGGCATGTTTCCGGATTCTATATCAGTTATATGCGGGGACTCCCTTGCACAGAGAGTTCCTGTTGCCGATACGGGCGTTAACAGAAGATGA
- a CDS encoding TrpB-like pyridoxal phosphate-dependent enzyme — protein sequence MPTKIILDENEIPDKWYNIQADMPNPLGPSYNPITKEPVKPEDLAPIFAKELIKQEVSTKRYIDIPGEVRDIYTLWRPSPLYHAERLEKLLKTPAKIYYKYEGVSPAGSHKLNTAVAQAYYNKKDGIERLSTETGAGQWGSSLAFATKHFGMECTVYMVRGSYEQKPYRKMMMHTWGAKCYPSPTSLTKSGRAILEREPDTSGSLGIAISEAVEDAVTHENTNYALGSVLNHVCIHQSIIGLETKKQLEYDDKTADVVIGCAGGGSNFAGIAFPFIKDKIDGKNPDLRVIATEPTACPSLTKGLYAYDYGDVAGLTPIMQMYTLGHDFIPPSIHSGGLRYHGMSPLVSRLHADGLVDAVAYHQNEVFKAGVAFAGAEGIIPAPESAHAIKAVFDVAEECRKKDESKTIVFNLSGHANFDMTAYEAYFEGNLPDYEYPADLIKASLKKLPQVRA from the coding sequence ATGCCAACAAAGATAATCCTGGATGAAAACGAGATACCCGATAAATGGTACAACATCCAGGCGGATATGCCCAATCCCCTGGGCCCTTCCTATAACCCGATTACAAAGGAGCCCGTAAAACCTGAAGACCTTGCACCGATATTTGCAAAAGAGCTGATAAAGCAGGAGGTCAGCACAAAACGCTACATCGATATCCCCGGAGAGGTCAGGGATATCTACACACTGTGGAGGCCTTCTCCCCTTTATCACGCGGAAAGGCTTGAAAAACTATTAAAGACGCCTGCAAAAATATACTACAAATACGAAGGCGTAAGTCCTGCCGGGTCGCATAAGCTCAATACGGCCGTTGCACAGGCTTACTATAATAAAAAGGACGGAATAGAAAGGCTTTCAACCGAGACCGGTGCAGGCCAGTGGGGTTCGTCCCTTGCCTTTGCGACGAAGCACTTTGGAATGGAATGTACGGTCTACATGGTGAGGGGGAGCTATGAGCAGAAGCCCTACCGCAAGATGATGATGCATACATGGGGTGCGAAGTGCTACCCGAGTCCGACCAGCCTGACAAAGTCCGGCAGGGCAATCCTTGAGCGTGAACCTGACACCTCAGGAAGTCTCGGGATTGCAATATCGGAAGCTGTAGAGGACGCGGTCACGCACGAGAACACCAATTATGCCCTGGGTTCGGTGCTTAACCACGTGTGCATACACCAGAGCATCATAGGTCTTGAAACCAAAAAACAGCTTGAATACGATGATAAGACTGCCGACGTCGTTATAGGCTGCGCAGGCGGGGGCTCCAACTTTGCGGGAATTGCTTTCCCGTTCATAAAGGACAAAATAGATGGGAAAAACCCTGATCTTAGGGTTATTGCAACAGAGCCGACCGCGTGTCCGTCGCTTACAAAAGGGCTTTATGCGTATGACTACGGCGATGTCGCAGGTCTTACCCCAATTATGCAGATGTACACCCTTGGTCATGACTTCATACCTCCTTCAATTCATTCAGGAGGGTTGAGGTATCACGGGATGTCGCCGCTTGTTTCAAGGCTGCATGCCGACGGGCTGGTAGATGCGGTTGCATATCACCAGAACGAGGTCTTTAAGGCGGGCGTTGCATTTGCAGGTGCTGAAGGGATAATACCTGCACCTGAGTCGGCACATGCAATAAAGGCTGTCTTTGACGTTGCAGAGGAGTGCAGGAAAAAGGATGAGTCCAAAACGATTGTGTTCAACCTGAGCGGGCATGCGAACTTTGATATGACTGCATACGAGGCATATTTCGAAGGAAACCTGCCTGACTACGAATATCCCGCAGACCTTATCAAAGCGTCCCTGAAAAAACTCCCGCAGGTGCGGGCGTGA
- a CDS encoding ATP-binding cassette domain-containing protein: MHQVVIEEITVLPGKNRAGADENFKEIKIRPGDTISIVGPTGSGKSAFINDIEIFAQNDTVTGRRVLVNGDVPPEDFVRDPSKKPVAMITQNTKCLADLTVRDFILMHARSRKIDGENIIEKTIALANEFTGEEIRPVSRMTSLSGGQTRSLMIADAVVISDTPVILLDEVENAGIFKEKVMECLKLYKKAFLFVTHDPLISLLSKRRIVMKNGAVSDVICPGDSEKEALYEVLKMDSAMSALRERIRCGELIKSVPLP; the protein is encoded by the coding sequence ATGCACCAGGTCGTGATAGAAGAGATTACCGTCCTGCCCGGAAAGAACCGTGCCGGAGCGGATGAAAATTTTAAGGAGATCAAAATACGCCCCGGAGATACCATCTCAATTGTAGGGCCTACCGGTTCGGGTAAAAGCGCCTTCATAAATGATATCGAAATATTTGCGCAGAACGACACGGTCACGGGAAGGAGGGTCCTTGTAAACGGGGACGTTCCGCCCGAGGATTTTGTCCGTGACCCTTCGAAAAAGCCTGTTGCAATGATAACGCAGAATACGAAATGCCTTGCCGACTTAACGGTCAGAGATTTTATTTTGATGCATGCAAGGTCCAGAAAAATAGACGGTGAAAACATAATTGAAAAGACAATCGCCCTTGCAAACGAGTTCACAGGTGAAGAAATAAGGCCGGTGTCAAGGATGACGTCTCTTTCCGGGGGCCAGACCAGGTCTCTTATGATAGCAGATGCAGTCGTGATATCCGACACCCCTGTAATCCTTCTTGATGAGGTGGAAAACGCCGGGATATTCAAGGAAAAAGTGATGGAGTGCCTGAAACTCTATAAAAAAGCGTTTTTGTTTGTGACCCACGACCCTCTGATTTCACTTTTGTCGAAGAGGAGAATTGTAATGAAAAACGGTGCCGTTTCGGATGTTATCTGCCCCGGCGACTCGGAAAAAGAGGCGCTTTATGAGGTATTGAAAATGGACTCTGCAATGTCTGCCCTCCGTGAAAGGATACGCTGCGGGGAGCTTATAAAAAGCGTGCCCCTTCCATGA